In Flavobacteriales bacterium, a genomic segment contains:
- the pepE gene encoding dipeptidase PepE, translated as MKKLLLISNSTMPGEPFFTWPRQYLVDFLKGSGPVAFLPYAGVSLGMDKYFDIVERMLGQLAIDSFSLHHEKDPIAALDRAGAIMTGGGNSFCLARSIQQLSLVEKIRDMVDSGTPYVGWSAGANVACPTIKTTNDMPIVEVTTLEAFRLVHFQINPHYTEATLPDHGGESRIDRLKEFLIMNPKMRVAGLPEGSLLRIEGNQLTVHGKAIKVFEAPDRVTEYAEGSRLSLTLAPLAE; from the coding sequence ATGAAAAAATTGTTGCTGATCAGCAATTCCACTATGCCGGGTGAACCGTTCTTCACCTGGCCCCGTCAATATCTGGTAGATTTTTTGAAAGGCTCAGGCCCGGTTGCTTTTCTGCCATATGCCGGTGTATCCCTTGGCATGGATAAATACTTTGATATCGTTGAACGGATGCTCGGTCAATTAGCGATCGACAGCTTTTCACTGCACCATGAGAAAGACCCGATTGCGGCCCTTGACCGGGCGGGTGCCATCATGACCGGCGGCGGAAATTCTTTTTGCCTGGCCAGGTCCATACAACAGTTGTCGCTCGTTGAGAAGATCCGTGACATGGTTGATTCAGGCACGCCCTATGTCGGTTGGAGTGCCGGAGCCAATGTCGCCTGCCCGACGATCAAAACTACCAACGATATGCCTATTGTGGAAGTAACGACCCTGGAGGCCTTCCGGCTGGTCCATTTTCAGATCAATCCCCACTACACCGAAGCCACCCTGCCAGATCACGGTGGAGAATCGCGCATAGACAGACTGAAGGAGTTCCTGATCATGAACCCGAAAATGAGGGTTGCCGGACTTCCGGAAGGCTCACTGCTGCGAATCGAAGGGAATCAACTCACCGTTCACGGCAAAGCCATCAAGGTCTTTGAAGCACCTGATCGCGTAACCGAATATGCCGAAGGCAGCCGGTTAAGCCTCACCCTGGCTCCCTTGGCGGAATGA